GGGCATCAGTTCGGCAAATACCATCCAGATCATCGCCCCGGCGGCAAAACCAAGCCCCACGGGCAAAACCGGCCTGAAGAGCGTGACAAAAAGAAAAGCCGGTACGGCCATTAGCGGTTGGGGCAAACTGGAAAAAATGCTCCACAAGCCGGCCCGCCCCACCGATATGCCGCGCGGCACCATCACCAGACTAATAGCTAAACCTTCGGGAATATTGTGGACGGCAATGGCTACGGTAATAACCTCACCCAGGGCTTGCCCCCCGCCATAAGACACACCCACTCCCACCCCTTCAGAAAAAGAGTGCAACGTCATCGCGCCCAAAATCATAAATGCTTTCAGCGCGCCGGCGCCCTGCAACGCGCCAACCTGCAAATCCTCTCGCCCTTCCAATATTTTGTGGGTGACAACCATAAAGAGCATGCCAATGACCATACCGGCCAGCGCTCGTGCCAGGCTATGGCGCATGCCTTCGGTGATCAGCCCGTGGCTGGCCCCAAGCATCAGGCCGGCGGCCACGGCATTGGCAATGCCCAACCAGCGGTGACCAATACCTTTAACAAACAAAAGGGGAATAGCTCCCAGCCCGGTTGCCAACGCGGTAATCAGCGCGGCCAGAAAAACCGTCCACACATTAATTTGAACCATGCCCTGCTCCAGGCCGCCTCAGTATCAAAAACATTATTCGTAAGCCAGAACTTCGCGCACGGTCAGCCGCGAAGCATTGCGGGCAGGAATATAACTGGCTATTAACGATATAACAACGACCAACGCCAACCACAGCAGCGCGCCTTCTATGGAAAAGGCATAATCAAAAGGCGTTTGCAGCAACGCCTGCCCCACGGCGTAACTGAGCACGCCGCTCAAGGGTATGGCCAGCAGCATAGCCAGCAGCCAACTGAGCAGGCCAATGAGC
This portion of the Anaerolineae bacterium genome encodes:
- a CDS encoding ZIP family metal transporter yields the protein MVQINVWTVFLAALITALATGLGAIPLLFVKGIGHRWLGIANAVAAGLMLGASHGLITEGMRHSLARALAGMVIGMLFMVVTHKILEGREDLQVGALQGAGALKAFMILGAMTLHSFSEGVGVGVSYGGGQALGEVITVAIAVHNIPEGLAISLVMVPRGISVGRAGLWSIFSSLPQPLMAVPAFLFVTLFRPVLPVGLGFAAGAMIWMVFAELMPDAFEDTSGNAIAIAVTASIMAMLLFQKLLT